The Campylobacter concisus genome has a window encoding:
- a CDS encoding MOSC domain-containing protein, with product MATLKALLIGDVKNYGSQNATDKLNLPWSSAIFKVAQNGEIFANELGFEGDSVADTKHHGGPEKAVFANSFANYAEWESFLGLKNMAYGAMGENLCVDGLDESCVYVGDIHKVGSLVLQVSQPRKPCFKLSKRWGNENMATYIFKTGLTGWYYRVLTPGSCKAGDAIEVIESDPVHMSILEINRLFYAPNENLNLLEKFNALTTLTNGWHDDMKRRIEGIYSTEFMRTL from the coding sequence ATGGCAACACTAAAAGCTTTACTAATAGGAGATGTGAAAAACTACGGCTCGCAAAATGCAACTGATAAGCTAAATTTACCTTGGAGCTCAGCTATTTTTAAAGTGGCTCAAAATGGCGAAATTTTCGCAAATGAGCTTGGCTTTGAGGGCGATAGCGTCGCTGATACGAAGCACCACGGCGGCCCTGAAAAGGCAGTCTTTGCAAATTCGTTTGCAAACTACGCCGAGTGGGAGAGCTTTTTAGGATTAAAAAATATGGCTTATGGGGCGATGGGGGAGAATTTATGCGTTGATGGGCTTGATGAGAGCTGCGTCTATGTGGGCGATATCCACAAGGTGGGCTCGCTTGTGCTTCAAGTCTCGCAGCCTAGAAAGCCATGCTTTAAGCTCTCAAAAAGATGGGGCAATGAAAATATGGCTACTTACATCTTCAAAACAGGCCTTACTGGCTGGTACTACCGTGTCCTTACGCCAGGTTCATGCAAGGCAGGCGACGCGATAGAGGTTATAGAAAGTGACCCAGTTCATATGAGCATTTTAGAGATAAACAGACTCTTTTACGCGCCAAATGAAAATTTAAATTTACTTGAGAAATTTAATGCCCTTACCACTCTTACAAATGGCTGGCATGATGATATGAAAAGACGCATCGAGGGAATTTATAGCACTG